CGTGACCGCCCAGACGGCAGAGGAACCTCGCTTGCCGTGACCCTTCCTGCTCACTGTTGTCGCACATCCTTTGCCCCGTTGTTGCCCTCTCGGTTCTTCGACACGTCGCTCCAGCGGCCGGGATCTGCCCCGGAGACGACCGATGGTCGCTGCCGCATCAGTGGGCCCGTAACCTCATATTTTCCCGCGTCCGCCGCTTCTCCTTCCCCTGTGGCGAAGAATCCCCCGCAACGGCGCGAAACGGGCGGGCCGACCGGCGAGCCCGCCCCAGCGCACAGGACTTACAAGACTTATGACGTGGTGCTAGATGCCCCACGGAGACTTAGAGGACTTCCACCAAGGCCATTTGAAGAAGGGCTTCCAGAACTTGCCGAAAGGCTTGCCGAACTTCCCGTACAGCACAGGCCCCACCTCCGCGCCCATGCTATGCCGCGGCCTGACATTATGTTAACTCGACATCCGCCCGGCCAGCCCGGTGCACGTCCCGTCCGGGTCCACCCGCCGCCCCGAGAACGGACAACGCCCGGCTGGTCGAGACCAGCCGGGCGAAACCTCCCTGGAGGTGGGTGTGGGATTTGAACCCACGGATAACGGTTTTGCAGACCGCCGCGTTACCACTTCGCCAACCCACCCTATGGCGGCAACGCACATTCTATCACAGACCCTTCGGCACCGTCAACAGGGGGACTGCACGCGCCGAGCCGACGGCCTGTTTCCTCCTTTCGGACTAGACCGTATCAAACCTTTCGTCTATAATTAGGCGACGACAACCACCTCTTATCATCATTTCACCTTTCGACGGGGGAGGCGCTCCGATGGGTGTCAACGAACTCATCCTGTGGTGGGTCCTGTTCCTGATCGCCAACGCCATCCTCGCCGCGGCCACCGGGATGCTCGTCAAGGCGGGCCCCTTCGCCCGGGTGCGGGTACCGGCGCTCCTGAGCACGTTCCTCTTCATCTGCGGCATGACCCTCTTCCTGGTGGCGGGCAAGCAGAACCTGCTGCAGGAGACGATCGCCGCAATCTTCGGCAATTAGGGCCGGAGCGGCCCTTCCTCAGGCGCAGGGGTGGCGAAGCCGGCCCGATCTGGGGTACAGTGGAGGCAACGAGGCCACTCTATCCGAGGACGGAGACCAGCTTGAAGAAGTATCGGGCAGGCAAGATCAAGCGGGAGCACAGCGTGATCGAACACCTGTGGCCGGTGCTGGAACAGATCGCCGTGTGCGAGCACGTGACCAGCATCATCCCCGGTCCCATTCGCCCCCTGGGCACCCAGGGCTTTGAAGTGACCTTCCAGCGGTTCACCGAGACGGGCCTCCGGCTGCTGGCCAAGAACGGCACGGCAGTCCAGGAGGTCTACATCGTTGCGCCCGACAGGCAGGCGGCCCTGGAATGGCTGGCCGCCGAGGGCATCGTGGAGTGGAAGCCGAAGCGGGAGGGCGAGCCGGCCAGGCGGCGGGACGCGCCGGAACCGCTGCAGACGGTTACGCTGCCCTCCGACATGCCCTGCGCCGTCTGCGGGCGGGCGATGCGTGCGGGCACACGGGCAGCGGTGCTGGGCCGGAAGCGGCACGTGTACGCGCACGTCCGCTGCGCGCGCAAGTGACCGTAGGCGGAAGGGATGATCCGGTGTGCAGATGCGCAGACTACCGGCTGAGACCACGGTTCACATCCGATGGAATCGCTACAGGAGGTCTGCGCAGAATGGAAAACGTCTCTTCCGACACCCCGATCCTGGAGTCGTTCGAGCAGTGGAAGCAGTTCCTCTCCGACCGGGTCAAGGAGTTCAAGCGGACCGGCGCCTCGCAGCAAACCATCACGAACATGGCGACCAGCATCGGCAACTTCCTGGCGGAAAAGGTGGACCCCCGCAACCGCGAGCAGCGGCTGCTGAAGGAGCTGTGGGACGTCGGCACGGAAGAGGAGCGCAAGGCGCTGGCGAGCATGGTCACCAAGATGGTGTCGGACGGAAAGGTACACTGAGGCGAAGCATGGGCTGTCCCCGCGTCCTTCACGGTGGCGCGGGGACAGCCCGTTTCATACCCCGAGACCCCGGAGCCGCTCGCCGATGGCGCGGGCCTCGGCCAGGATGCGGGCGAAGAGCTCGGCCACGGTGGGGATGTCGTGGATGAGGCCGACGCCCTGGCCGGCGTAGACGAAGCCCTCCTCCATGTCCCCCTCCAGGGCCGCCCTGGCGTTGACCTTGCCGGAGATCAGCGGCAGGAGCTCCTCCAGGGTGGCGCCCCGGGCCTCCGCCTCCAGCACCCGCAGGGCCCCGCCGGTCCTCAGCACCCGGGCCGGGCGGCCGATGGAGCGCTCCATGATGACCGTCTCGTTCTCCCGAGTCTCCAGGAGCAACTGCTTGTACGCCTCGTGGGCGGGGCACTCCTGCACCGCGACGAAGCGGGTGCCCATCTCGATGCCGTCCGCGCCCAGGGCCAGGGCGGCCATGAGCCCGCGGCCGTCGACGATGCCGCCGCTGGCCGCCACAGGGATCTTCACCGAGTCGACGATGCGGGGGATCAGGGCCATGGTGCCCACGTCGTCCCGCCCCAGGTGGCCGCCGCCGTCGTAGCCGACGGCGATGACCGCGTCGGCCCCCAGCGCCTCCGCCTTCTGCGCGGCCCGCACGCCGGCCACCAGGATGATCTTCATCACGCCCGGCACCCGAGCGTCGATGTACTTCATGTACGGCTCGGGGTTCCCGCCGGTGATGGTGACGATGCGCACCCCTTCCTCCAGCGCCGCGTCGATGTATGGCTCCAGGGAGCGGTAGCCCATCGCGAAGTTGACGCCGAAGGGCTTGCGGGTAAGGGCCCGCACCTTGCGGATCTCCTCCCGGAGCTCCTCGGGGCTGCCCAGCGTCGCGGCGGTAATCTGCCCCAGGCCGCCGGCCTCGGACACCGCCGCGCAGAGCTCGGCCCGGGCGAGATACGCCAGCCCCCCCTGGATGATGGGGTACTCGATGGAAAGCAACTCGCACAGACGGGTACACAGCATGCCCGCCCCACCTCCTCTCCCAAGTATTAACCCGGGGCGGAAGGGAATCCTCCTCACAAGATCAACAATCTTCAGCAAACAGACGTGCGGGTCCGCCTTCCCGGCACGACCCACACGCCACTGCGCGCAGAAGCCCCCCTTCCCGGGCGGGAGGGAGCCGCTTTTTGGGTGCAGGAAACCCGAGCAGCCCAGTGGCCGCTTTCTGATTCTAGCTCGGCAGAGCGTGACCAATCAGTCTAGCCATTCAGCCCACGAAAGGTTACGGTGCAGGCAGGTAGCTGGACGTGGAGGGATGACAATGGCATCTGCGGTATCCGACCGGCCGGACGAGCCCCTCATGAGGGAAGTCCTGCGCCTGAGCCGGGCGCTCTGCCCGTACCTGCCCGAACCGGAACCGGTGTGGCGCCTGGCGGCGACCGGGCCGGACACGGCCGTCTGCCTGGCGGCGACCAGTCCGCCTGCCGCGACCCCGGGCAGGCCGACGTTCTGGCGCAGCACTTCACGGGCGTGCACCCCGATCACCGGGGGCTGGGCATCGCCCTGGCACTGAAGTGCCTGGTCACCCGGTATGCGCAGCAGAACGGATACCGCCGGGTCACCACGGCCACGCAGGAGACCAACGCGGCGATGCTTGCCGTGAACCGCCGCCTCGGCTTCCGGGTCGCGTACAGCCACCTGCGGCTGGAGCGGTTCCCGGGGCACTCCCGCCGCACGGCGGACGTATGATGGGCTGAGCGCGGCCCCTTTCACCTGCCGCCTCCGGCACCCATAGACTGTGTAGGAGAGGAGGTGCACCGCTTTGCATTACGGTGGCTTTGGCAAGATCCCGGCTTTCTCTCCGTTCATCGGCGCGCAGGCCGGCGCTGACGACCTGTTCATCGCCCCGGGCGCGGCCGCATACCCGGCCGCCAACGCCACGGTCTACCGCGTCTACGAGTACGCCGTCCCCGTGACGACCGTGGCGACCGTTCCCTCCGCGTACCCAACCACTGCCGGCATCCCGGGAATCGCAGCCTACCCGGCGGGCAAGGGATTCGGCATCTAAACACGACGAGCGGGGCCCCCGTCAGGGAGGACCCGCTCGCTTTCTGTCAGCCGCCCGTGGCCGTTGGCGGGGCCGCTCGGATCCGTGATGCCCGGCCGGCTCAGGACAGGGGCACCATCTGGCGCCGCCGACCGGCAAACCGGGCGGTGTGGGTGAACCCGACCTCCAGGGCCAGCGCCCGCGCCTCTGCGAACCCCCAGCCGACCTCCTCCGGGGCGTGGGCGTCCGACGAGATGACCACCGGGATCCCGCGGGCGCAGCAGGCTTTCAGCAGGGCCGGGGCGGGGTAATACTCGCCCACGGGCTTGCGCAGCCCGGCGGTGGACAGCTCGATCGCGACGCCGGACCGGGCGATGGCATCGGCCAGGGCCGCGTAGGCCTCGCTCTGATCTCCGCGCGGCCGGTGGCCGAACTTCTTGATCAGGTCGATGTGGGCGAGGATGTCAAAGAGGCCGCTCTCGGCCGCCGCCCGCTCCAGGGCGAAGAACCGGTCGTACAGCACGTCGATGTCCCACTCGGCGTAGCGGTGCACCAGGTCGGGATGATCGAAGTTCCAGTCGTCCAGGAAGTGGACCGACCCGATCACGTAGTCCCAGGGGTACGGCTCCAGCAGCCGAACCAGCTCCTCCTCGTGCCCGGGGATGAAATCGGCTTCCAGCCCCAGCCGGATGGGAATCTCGGGGTAGCGCTCCCGGAGGCGCAGGACGTCGGAAACGTACGCCTCCAGCTCCTCCATCGCCATCGCGCCGGTGGGGTCGCGCCGCTCCTCCGGCAGCCAGTACATGGGCACGTGGTCCGAAAAGCCGATCTCTCCCAGCCCCCGCGCGATGGCGGTCTCGACATAGGCCTCCATGGCGCCCACGGCGTGGCCGCAGCGCACCGTGTGCATGTGGTAATCCGCGAGCCGGTTCAGCACGCTGCATCCCCCTTCCTGGCCCTGGTGTTCGCCTTGGGGCCCGCGCTCTCCTTCCGGCGCGGCGATTTCGTCCCATGGACTTCCGGTTCCGGCGCGGATGCGGTAGGATGGAGGGAGAACGAGATCCAGTAGGGGGCTTCATTTTGATCAGACTGAAGTCGCAGCGCGAGATCGCGATCATGCGGGACGCCGGGCGCATCGTGGCCGAGTGCCACGCCGCCCTGGCGGAGAAGATCGAGCCCGGCATCACCACGTGGGAACTGGATCAGTTCGTCGAACAGTTCCTCGCCAGGCACGGCGCCACACCCAGCTTCAAGGGGTACAACGGCTTTCCCGCCTCCATCTGTGCGTCGGTGGACGACGTCATCTGCCACGGCTTCCCCAGCCGGAAGCGGCTGAAGGCGGGGCAGGTGGTCACCATCGACATCGGCGCCTACTATAAGGGCTACCACGGCGACTCCGCGTGGACGTACGCCGTGGGGGAGGTGTCGCCCTCGGTCCAGGAGCTGATGAAGGTGACCGAGGAGGCGCTCTACGCCGCGATCGCGGTCGCCCTGCCGGGGAACCGCATGGGCGACATCGGCCACGCGATCCAGAGCCTCGCGGAAAGCCACGGGTTCGGCGTGGTCCGCGAGTACATCGGCCACGGCGTGGGCCAGAAGCTGCACGAGCCGCCCGAGGTGCCCCACTACGGGCAGCCGGGGACGGGCATCGCGCTCCGGCCCGGCATGACCATCGCCATCGAGCCGATGATCACCCTGGGGGACTGGCGGTCGAAGCTGGATCCCGACGGCTGGACAGCCCGCACGGTGGACGGCTCGATCTGCGTGCAGTTCGAGCACACCATCGCGATCACGGACAACGGACCGGAGATCCTGACGAAGCTGTAGACCGCGAAACCGACCCGCCGGCGCGGCGCCCCAGGCCGCGCGCCGCGCGCGATGGGAAGGGGGCGTCCCCAAGTCAGCCAGCTGACTCGGGAGCGCCCCTGTGCGTTTCCGGGGTCTTGCGGCGCTCTCACGGCCGTCTCCACGGGTAAGGCTGCAGGGGCTGCCCGCCTCGCTGGACGTGTTCGGCGGCGCCAACACCGTTTCCGGGTGAAAGGGGGATGAACTCGATGAGCCGTGTCATCACGGGATTGGGCGCGCTGGTGATCGTGCTCGGCGTGATCGGTGCAGTGTGGGCCGCACGTGCCACTCCGCCGGGGGCGATCAGAGTCGGATTGACCACGGCTGCCGGCCTGGGCGGGGCGTTCGCGGGCGCCGTGCTGCTCGGTCTCGGCGCCATCATCGACCGGCTCGACCTGCTCACAGGCCGGGGCGCACAGCGCGCGGCGGAACCGGCCCCGCCGCCCGTCACCCCCGTGACCTGCCCGTCCTGCGGCGAGCGGCAGGACGCCAGGGCGGACAGGCCGCACCACGACTGCGTGAAGTGCGGCAGGCCCGTCATCCGCGACTGGGTGTACCTCGGTCGGCACGCGTAGGTAGACAGAACACGCCCGGCTGCGGGCCGGCGGAGTCGGTCCCGGCTGTCAGCCCGAGCCCCCGGCAGCGAACCACAGGTCGCGCATCTCCGGGCAGGAGTGCAGCAGCTCCTCCAGCCGCCCGCACCCCACGACGCGCCCCTCGCGCAGGACGATGATGCGGTGCGCCTGCCGCAGCACCGCGGGCCGATGCGACACGGCCACGCAGGCGGCGCCCCGGGCCAGCAACCGCCGCCACAGCAACTGCTCCGTCTCCACATCCAGGGCGCTGGAGATGTCGTCGAACACCAACAGCTCCGGCTCGCGCACCAGCGCCCGGGCCACCGCCGTGCGCTGGATCTGCCCGCCGGAGAGCCGCACGCCCCGTGTGCCGACAACCGTCTCCAGCCCGTGCGGGAACGACTGGACATCCCGCTCCAAGGCCGCATCGCGGATGGCCCGGCGGAGCAGGTCCTCGGCACAGGGCAGACCGAGGCAGATGTTCTCGCGGAGGGTCCCCGACAGCAGCACCGGCCCCTGCGGCACGTAGGCCGCCCGAGGGGGCGCCAGAAACTCGCCGGGGCGGGCAATCGGGCGGCCGTTCCAGTACCACGCGCCCGCCACCCTACGGTGACGGGACAAGCAAGAGCCCCGCCCATGAACATGGGCTGGGCTCTCCACCGTATCGCCGTCCTGTCATGACCGGCCGTAGAGGCGCGACTGGGCGCATATCCATGATCGGTGTTCAGGCCCGATCGTCACCGGTGCCGGAGGTGCTCCCCCCGCCTTGCCTCGGTGCTGGAGTAAAGAGCGCGTCGAGCTCCTCCTGGTTGTACCTCGGATCGGCTACGCCCGGCAGATAGTACGGGGTGATCCGCCCTTCGCGAACCAGCCGGTAAAAGGTTGATCGTGAGACCTGCAAGTGCTTGATCGCCTGAGCACCCGTCAACCATGTGGGCAGAATCACCACCTCCTCGGGTCCATCCTACACCGTCGTGCCTCTATGTGCAAGTGAGTATCCTTGTGTACATCCAGTTGACACCGAGGAGGTGTTGTTGTATTCTGTATTTCACACAAAATACTTAAGCGTACACACCGGCACACAAAGGGACGATGCCGGCAGAGTCTGAAAAGGGGGTGAGGACGTTGCCGCAAGACGCCAGGATTCTCGGCACCCTGTCGGTCCAACTCGCCGCAGAGGGTCGCTGGCAAGACGCCCTGCATACTGCTCACGCCTGTCTTCGCCTGGCTGAGCCCGGCAGCGTCCTCTACCTCTGGGCGCTTCACATGCTGGCATGTACGTACGTGGATGCGGGGCTGCCGCAGCGGGCCCGGCCTTACGCTCAAGCCTACCTGCGCCAGGCGGCCGGCAACCCGCAACTGGCGTCCTACACGCCCTTTGTCGTCCGGGCGATGGGCCATATCGCCTACCAGGAGCACCGCTTCCTGAGTGCGTTCCGCTGGTACAAGAAGGCGCACGCGCTCTTCTGCCGTCAGGGAGACCACGTTCAGGCCGCGGTCACCAGCCACAACATGGCCTGGGCCCTGACACGGGCAGGGCGCCCCCACAGGGCACGGGAAGTCCTGGCGCCTCGGCACGCTTTCCCCGCAGAGCTGGCGTACCTGTTCGATGGCGCCATGGCCGCTATTCTGGCCGCAGAGGGCCGGCTGAGCGATACCATCCAGCGCGGCCATGAAGCGCTGTCTGCCGCCGGCCGCCGCGCGCATGACCTCGTAGACGCTGCAGAGGTCGCCCTTTTCCTGGCGCGCGCCTACTGGCGCCTCCGGGAGCATGGGGCCGCCTCGGCTTGGATAAGCCGCGCCGCAGAGTTTGCAGCCCTCCAGGGGTGGAGGTTTGTCGACGTCCTCCACCTGAATGAACGGGCGGGGGGAGGTGAAGTCCCTCATGCGGCGTCTCCTCGTGGCAGCGCTAATCTGCATCACCGTGGCTGCTTCACTACTGGCATCGCCTAGCCAGGCGAGTGCCTGCAATGGCGGGAACGGCAACGGCGGACCCCCTCCGAGCGGGTCCAGGTGCTAGATTAGCAAACCGTCCAGACGCAAGGCCGGGGGTCTCCACACCCCCGGCCCGGGCGGGACGGCACCACGAGGAGCCGCCCTGGCGAAGTACCCCGACTTCGCGCCCAGATCCTGTCACGCTTCGTCGGGGCCTCCTTACGAGGGAGGTCTCAGACCGTGACCCAGAAAGCGTCCGAGTCCGCGGTTCAGGATAGGGATCGGGCTCTTCTCTACGTCGCCTCATGGTTCGCGGGGTTGAGCATGAGAGAGCGGATCACCGCGGCTTTGGCGATAGCGGATCGTTTCATGGCACAAGGCAACGCAGTTCTGGCCGCAAAGTGGGCTGACTGGGCCCTCGAGATGGAACGAGAGCTGGAGGAAAGCAACGGCAACGGACCCGAAGAGGCACAGGCAGAGTAACGATGAGGGCCATTCCACACCCCTCGGCAGCAGTGCCGACTCCAGGCCGCGAAGGCGTCTCGGATACGGTGACGCAGAAGGCCCTGGGTCGCTCGACCGTCACGATGACGGCGAACCGATCTGCGCACGCGCTGGAGAGAGAATGAGAAGAAGCCGCCCGGAAGGTTGATGCTTTCTTCCAGGCGGCCATCGGATCGGCTCCGCAACGGGGCACGCGGCCCACGAGACGAGTCAGGGCGCAAGCCCCGGCCAGGGAGCCCGATCCCGTAAACCCTTGTGGCTGTTGGTGGTCGCTGAGGGACTCGAACCCCCGACCCCATGCGTGTAAAGCACGTGCTCTACCAACTGAGCTAAGCGACCGCTTTGCAAGCAAGCAGCATTATAGCATGCCGCCGAACGAGTGTCCAGTGCGACGCGCTGCCAACGGGGGCGCCGCTGCTCGAACCGGCAGACTTCCCGTAGCGGATCGGGAGGGGACGACGTCCCCTCCCGATCCACCTTCTTCCACGCCCCGGCCTTACTCCGAGTAGCCGCTGGTCGTATCGATCCCGATGGTGCTGGTGGCCTGGTGCCAGGTCACGCCGAAGTCCATCGCCTTGGCGACGTCCCTCAGCTTAAAGTAGTTGTACCCGCCGATGTTGTAGGCGGTCAAGTCGACCTGCCGGCCGTTCACGAACACCTTCGAGGCGGTAGGCACGGCCTGCCGGGCTTCCGGATCGGTGCACACCGTCAGCTCGCCGCCCACCGCGGTGTACGGGTGGCCGGAGACGAGGTTGATCGCGTTGAACTCGCCGTCCCAGGTCACCTGGAACTGCTTCTCGCTCACGTTCAGGGCCATGGCCAGGTCGCGGAGCTTGAAGTAGTTGTACCCGTCGATGGTGTACGCCTCGAAGGCGACCTCCTTGCCGTCCACCAGCACGCGGGCGGTCGTGGGGCTCGCGACGACGGACTCGGGCGGAGACTCAGCAGCGGGTTCAGAAGCGGCTTGCCCCGTGTGCCCGGACTCGGCGGACGAGGACCGGACCTGGATGATGGCCCGGGTCGGCGCGACGGCCAGCGGAGCGGCCACCACGCTGTAGTAACCGGGGGTGGTGAGGACCGCGTAGTTTCCGCTCACGTAGAAGACCTCATCCATCGGCTCTTCCGTAAGTTCGTCGTGCACCTGGGCCTCTTCGTAGTACGTGTAGTTCTTCACGGCGAATCGCACGGTATCGCCGGAATCGGGGAGGTACACGAAGCCGTCCTCCACGTACCCCTCGCCCAGGTACTCGATGTCTTCCCAGCTCAGGTTGTCGCCGTGGAAGGTCACCGTCACCGGCGCCTCCGCCTCGTAGTAGAACTCCTCCGGGTACGCTGCCACGACGCTGGTAATGGCGAGGTAGGCGTCGAGGGCACCGTCCACAGGCACGCGCACTTCCGTTCCAGCCAGGGCAACAGAACCGACAGACAGGGATGCCGCGAGTCCGAGGGCCAGGGTTGCCGACAGAGTCCGAGTCCGTTTGCGCACGAGTCCGCCCTCCTAGGTATGTTGTGACTTCGTGGACTACGACAGTCATTATATCAATAACTACTATAGATAGAAATGGTACTTTCGTACCGACTCTTGCACCCAAACGCCGGTGCATCTGCCGCTGCACCCCCTCACCCCTCGACCTCCGCCCATACCCGGTCCATGCCCAGCCCCCTCACCGCCGTCCCCGCCACCGTCCAGGCCGCCGGCAGGTTCCCGCCAGCCCCCTGGCCGTGCCCGTCCTCCGCCGCCTCCCCGCCGGCCTCCCGCTCCGCAACCAGCACCACGTGCCGCAGCCCGCCGGCGTCCCGCACCAGGCAGCGCAGCCCGTCGGCGCAGGGAGATGCGTCCACCACCCACCGGGCCGGCCCGGCCAGCAGGTGCCATCCCCCGCGGCCCGTCCCCCGCGGCAGGGGCACTTCCACGCCGCCCCGTGCCGGCCGACGAACCCGCAGTTCCGCCTGCGGGCCGACCGCTGCCAGGCTCACCTGGGCATCCGCTCCGCCGGGCAGCTCCAGCCGGACCCCGGTGGCAGCGCCGGACTCGGCCCCGAACGGCTCGCCCTGCACCTCCAGGGACGACCGTCCGCAGGTGCGCCGGATCCGGGCGCGCAGCGCCTTCCAGGGCCCGTGCTGACCCAGGTCCAGCCGTACCCGCCGCCACGGTTCCGTGGGCGCCGATCGCTCCTCCCGGGGAAAGAGCGGCTCGTCCAGCTGCACCGTCGCCACCGCCTGGCCCACCACCTGCGCCATCCGGTACCACGCACCGCCGATCTCCCGGTGCACCGGCCTGAGGGCGGTCAGCCCGATCCCCAGAAGCAGCGTCGCCCGCGCCGAAGCCCCCGCCCCCACCCGGGACAGCTGCTCCACCTGGGCCACCGGCTCCAGCTGGTCCCCCTCGCACAGCCCCGCGAGGGGGACCAGCGCGCTGAAGGGAACCGCCCGGCAGGTCCACCGGCCCCGGCCGGAGCGATCCGCCCAGGCGACGTCCAGCTCCACGGCGCCGGACACCAGCGCCAGCCCGTCCCGTACCGCCTCCGCCTCCACCCGGGCGATCGCCGCGTCCACCCGGCGCACCGCCACGGGATCCGCCGGGGCCGCCGCGGCCCCCCCCATCGCCTCCTCGGGTTCGCCCCAGCAGGCCACCGCCACGTGGAGCCAGCCTTCCACCAAGCCGCCCGGCGCCACCCGGAGGTCCAGTCCCTCCACCGCGGCCCGGGCGCGCCAGCTCAGGTGCGGGTTCAGCGCCACAGCGCGCCCCCGGCAGAAGGGGACGGCGCGGACCAGTCGCTCCGCGGGCGTCTCGACCGCCACCGCGGCGCGCCCCCGCAGGACCAGCCGCCCCGGCAGGACGGACGGAATGCAGAACAGTTCGACCCGCACACCCGAGATCGCTTCGATACCCCATGTCGTCATATGGAGAGGCAGGCGAAACCGGTCCGTCAGGCTCTCCCGCCCCGCCCGGGTCGGGACGGTGGCCAGCGACAGCAGGAGCCCGCCGTCGTCCTGCTGACAGCCCGCCAGCCGCAGCCGCCGCGCCGGCGGCAGGTCCGTGTGGAGCCAGCCCCGGTGGACCCCGACGGGGCCGGTGCGGGGGCCGTACCGCACCACCACCCGCACCCGACCGGGAAGGACGGGGGCTTCCGTGAGCGAGGGCAGGACGGCGGTGCGCACCGGGCTCACCGTCACGTGCAGCGCCGCTGCGGGCCTGTCCAGGGGTGCGCGGTAGAAGAGCACCTGTCCCACCTCAGGGCACCTATACGCCCCTTCGGCATCCGCCAGAACCCGGTTTCATCATTCCTCCTGGAGAGGAAAAAGAAGGAAATCGTAGAAGTAGTCTCCACACCACCCGACAACCGAGGTGAACGGGATGGAACCGTTCGCGGAACACCTCTACCGGCGCCTGGCGGAGGGGCTCCTGGTTTCGGAGTGCCCCCGGCTGGAGGAGGCCTACGTCCTCTCCCTGTACGTCGATTTCGACGACGGTCCGCAGCGCATGAAGCTCTGGCTTTACTACAACACCCCGTGGCAGCTGCGGCGGGCCATCAGCCAGGGCGAACAGCCCGACGAGGCCCGCTGGTACTTCGCTCTGTGGGAGCCGGAGTTCATCACCGCCGTGGGGCTTTCCGAGCAGGAATGCGACCGGATGGCCGACACCGAGAGCCACCGGCTGCTGGCCAGGTGGCTCGCCCGCCGGGGGCTTTACCGGGCCCCGGAGGAGCTCGACGCCCTGCTGGCGGATCCCGGGCGGTACGACGCCTGGGAGAGCGCCGCCCGCCAGTCGCTGCTGGACCTGGTCATCCGCGTGGCCCGGCGTCTGCACGACACGGGAATCATCCTGTGCCGGTTCGGCCGGACGATCCCGCTGCTGGTCCACCAGTGGGAGTATGACCAGTGGTGCCTGGAGGCCACCCGCAAGGTCAACCCGCCGGGGCTCATCACCGAGTTCGAGCGCTGGTGGTGGCTGGAGTGGTCCTGCGGCTGAGGTCCGGGTGGCTGCGTGCATCGCGACCGCGCACCGCGGCCGATCGCGCCGAGGGCGGCGCCCCCCGCATCCGG
The nucleotide sequence above comes from Symbiobacterium thermophilum IAM 14863. Encoded proteins:
- a CDS encoding histidinol-phosphatase — translated: MLNRLADYHMHTVRCGHAVGAMEAYVETAIARGLGEIGFSDHVPMYWLPEERRDPTGAMAMEELEAYVSDVLRLRERYPEIPIRLGLEADFIPGHEEELVRLLEPYPWDYVIGSVHFLDDWNFDHPDLVHRYAEWDIDVLYDRFFALERAAAESGLFDILAHIDLIKKFGHRPRGDQSEAYAALADAIARSGVAIELSTAGLRKPVGEYYPAPALLKACCARGIPVVISSDAHAPEEVGWGFAEARALALEVGFTHTARFAGRRRQMVPLS
- a CDS encoding ATP-binding cassette domain-containing protein: MSRHRRVAGAWYWNGRPIARPGEFLAPPRAAYVPQGPVLLSGTLRENICLGLPCAEDLLRRAIRDAALERDVQSFPHGLETVVGTRGVRLSGGQIQRTAVARALVREPELLVFDDISSALDVETEQLLWRRLLARGAACVAVSHRPAVLRQAHRIIVLREGRVVGCGRLEELLHSCPEMRDLWFAAGGSG
- a CDS encoding NAD(P)H-dependent flavin oxidoreductase gives rise to the protein MLCTRLCELLSIEYPIIQGGLAYLARAELCAAVSEAGGLGQITAATLGSPEELREEIRKVRALTRKPFGVNFAMGYRSLEPYIDAALEEGVRIVTITGGNPEPYMKYIDARVPGVMKIILVAGVRAAQKAEALGADAVIAVGYDGGGHLGRDDVGTMALIPRIVDSVKIPVAASGGIVDGRGLMAALALGADGIEMGTRFVAVQECPAHEAYKQLLLETRENETVIMERSIGRPARVLRTGGALRVLEAEARGATLEELLPLISGKVNARAALEGDMEEGFVYAGQGVGLIHDIPTVAELFARILAEARAIGERLRGLGV
- a CDS encoding DUF3243 domain-containing protein, which encodes MENVSSDTPILESFEQWKQFLSDRVKEFKRTGASQQTITNMATSIGNFLAEKVDPRNREQRLLKELWDVGTEEERKALASMVTKMVSDGKVH
- the map gene encoding type I methionyl aminopeptidase, which gives rise to MIRLKSQREIAIMRDAGRIVAECHAALAEKIEPGITTWELDQFVEQFLARHGATPSFKGYNGFPASICASVDDVICHGFPSRKRLKAGQVVTIDIGAYYKGYHGDSAWTYAVGEVSPSVQELMKVTEEALYAAIAVALPGNRMGDIGHAIQSLAESHGFGVVREYIGHGVGQKLHEPPEVPHYGQPGTGIALRPGMTIAIEPMITLGDWRSKLDPDGWTARTVDGSICVQFEHTIAITDNGPEILTKL
- a CDS encoding DUF2103 domain-containing protein, producing the protein MKKYRAGKIKREHSVIEHLWPVLEQIAVCEHVTSIIPGPIRPLGTQGFEVTFQRFTETGLRLLAKNGTAVQEVYIVAPDRQAALEWLAAEGIVEWKPKREGEPARRRDAPEPLQTVTLPSDMPCAVCGRAMRAGTRAAVLGRKRHVYAHVRCARK
- a CDS encoding tetratricopeptide repeat protein encodes the protein MPQDARILGTLSVQLAAEGRWQDALHTAHACLRLAEPGSVLYLWALHMLACTYVDAGLPQRARPYAQAYLRQAAGNPQLASYTPFVVRAMGHIAYQEHRFLSAFRWYKKAHALFCRQGDHVQAAVTSHNMAWALTRAGRPHRAREVLAPRHAFPAELAYLFDGAMAAILAAEGRLSDTIQRGHEALSAAGRRAHDLVDAAEVALFLARAYWRLREHGAASAWISRAAEFAALQGWRFVDVLHLNERAGGGEVPHAASPRGSANLHHRGCFTTGIA
- a CDS encoding helix-turn-helix domain-containing protein; its protein translation is MVILPTWLTGAQAIKHLQVSRSTFYRLVREGRITPYYLPGVADPRYNQEELDALFTPAPRQGGGSTSGTGDDRA
- a CDS encoding GNAT family N-acetyltransferase — encoded protein: MAPGGDRAGHGRLPGGDQSACRDPGQADVLAQHFTGVHPDHRGLGIALALKCLVTRYAQQNGYRRVTTATQETNAAMLAVNRRLGFRVAYSHLRLERFPGHSRRTADV